The window AATTAATGAGATAGATAGACAAAAAGGTTTAAATGAAAAATATATAATTGAAAATGAAAATGATAAAGCAGAAGCTAACGTAGGCGAATTAGATATTGTTCCTGTGGCACAATATACAATGATAGGTACTCCTACAGAAGATTTAACTAGGATAAAAGGTGGTTATGATAAAAATGATTTTATAACTTTAAATAATGTTTATGATAATTTAGAATTAGAAAACAACGAAAAAAATAGAGAAATAAAAGGAGATATTTCTAAAATAAAAAGTGAAAAATTACCCTATGTACATAAGGGAAGTATCAAAAGATTTTATTTTGGAAATGGAAATATAGTAAATAATATTATTTATTCTAATTCACAAGAATTTGAAAATATAAAAAACAAAGAAAAAAATAATATTAATTATTTAATTGAAGGAGAATATCAAAAATTAAAAAATAAAAATGATCAAGATTATAGAATGTCTGTAGAAGATTATGAAAAAAATATAAAAAATAAATCAAAAAAAGAGATTCTTATATTTTTACAAAAAAAATTAAAAGAGAAGAATAAGGAAACACTTATAAAAGATGGAAATCTTTTTGTAACTGATAATGGTAAGAATTGGAAAGTTCTTTGGAGTTTAGAACCTATAAGTACAAATGAATATGATGGAGCAGGAATAAAAGATATAATAGACACGAATATTTATATTTATGAGGGTTATAAAGATAATGTTGAACAAAATAGAGGAAAATTATTATTAACAAATTCAAAGGACATTTATTTAGAAGATAAAGTTAGTCCTAAAGAACAATTTAGAATAATAAATAGTAAAAGTCTTTATGCTAAGCAGTTAAAAGAGTTACAAGAAGATAAGAAAAAATTATCAGAAAAAGATTTTAAAGAAAAATGGATTACACCTTTTGAAAAAAATGGAAAATATGAAAAAGCAATGATTGATTTTAAAAGCAATGTTGAAAATTTAAAGAAAGAAATAGTAACTTTGGAAAAAGAAAAAGAAAATATTATAGATAAATTTAGTAGTCGATATATAAGATATGATATTTTTAATAATTATTCTGATCCACTTTCAGGAGTAAATGAGAATGCTCTTAAGAAATTTAAACCAGCAGATTTAAAAGTTGCAAGAGAGTATATAGCTATAGCTACAAAATTAAAAAATAAAGAAATAGAATTATATAATGGAAGTACTGAATGGAAAGATAAAGTTGTTGCTGCAAAAGATTTAGCGGTAGTAAAAGTTGGAAAGAAAGTTGAATTCAGAGGAAATGGAAAAATAAATGGAATTATTGATTTAGGTGAAGGATATAATATCCTTGAAATAGCTCAACAAGGAACAGGTAAATATGGAACTAATATCATATTAGGACCTTATGCAGAACTTCATAACATAAATGAGATTATAGCAAGTGGAGGAGCAGTGGGAGATAAGAAATTACCATCTATTTCAGGGAAAAATTCTCTAGCTTTAGATATAGATAAAACAAAGCGAAATAAAAATGGTGAATTATATCAGCATGCTTTTGCAAAATCAGATAAAAATATAGAATTTACAAATCCTAGTTCAATACAAGGGAAGATATTAGGACCAGAGAATTTTGGTGTGGAATTAATGGTTAGCAAATTAGATAAAGATGAAGTGGTAAATATGGGACGTGATTTACAATATAAATCTAGAAATTTAGGTGAAGATTGGAAAAAAAGTCCATATGTAATAGGGAAACTACGTGTAGATTCAGATTCAATTGCTCATGATATAAAAGAATTAACAAGAAAAGATGAAAATGGAAATACTTTATTAAATGTAAAAATAAAAGATAAAATTAAAGGACTAAATGAAGATGAAAATAAAGTATATAAAAGTATAAAAAATTCAAATAATTTAGGAAGTTTATCTGATACATTAACTCTTACAAATAAAAAAACTTTAAATGGTGGAATAAGAGAAGAGGAAGCTTTAAAAGAATTGCAAGTTTTAATAAAAGAATTAAAAGAAAATAATATTTATTCAAAATTAAATAAAGTAGCAAAAGATCAAATAGATATATTCACAATGATACCATTTAATAATGAAAATATTTTTGAAAATAAAGGAGAAATAGGAATTGGAGGATATTTATCATCTAGAAGTGTTGAGAATAAATTTAAAGGATCAACTAACAGTGGATATGGAGTTTACAGCACTGATATAAATGATACTTTTAGAGGGGGCTTAGTTTTCGGAGGTGGTAGTTCAAATTATACGGAAAAGAAAAATAATAAATTAGATGAAGTATCTACAGATTCTAAAATAAAAGGACAAAATCTATATATTGGAGCTTATGGAAATAAAAAATTAACAGAAAATTTAAATTTAATAACAGGTTTAGGAATTGAATATGGTGAATATAAAATTCAAAGAAAATGGGAAAATAATTATCAAAAATTTAAGTTTGATGGAAAATCAAATACAAATGGTGGGAATTTATATACAGGGTTAATTTATAAATACAAATTGGAAAATGAAATGGAAATAGGACTAAAAGGAATTTTATCTTATACAATAATCAATCAAGGTAAAGTTAAGGAAGATAATAAAGCTTTAAGTATGGAAGTTTCTAAACAAAATTTTGAATATATAGATGGTGAATTTGGAATTAATTTAAGTAAAACTTTATATGGAAAAGGAAGCAAAAATAAATTAACTGGTGGAATATATGGAACATATGGTTTTATGGGATATGAAAATAAAAATTTAACTGGAAAAATTAATAATTCATCTTCAACGTTTGAAATTTTAGGGGACAAAGAAAGAAAAGATGGAATTAAATTAAGTTTAAATTATGATGTAGAAAAAACCAATGGAGTTTTATATGGAATAGAGGGAAATTATAAAACAAATACCAATAGCAATGAAATAACTATGGGAATAAAAATAGGGTATATATTTTAAAATTATGAAAAAAACTACTTAATGGTAGTTTTTTTTATTTGTTCGGTTACCGAATAAAGGAAATAAAAAAAAATACTGTATTTTTTTATAAGACAAATTTATTTAAGGAGGGAATATGATTAAATCAAGATTTATATCCAGTTAAGATTTAGTTTTTTTAAAACCAGAAAATCCAAAATATGAATTTTTAAAATCATTAAAAAAATTTAATAGTGAAAAGCTAAAATTAAGTTATATTGATAATTATTCAAATATGCATATTTTAATTTTAGAAAAAAAATTTATTGAAGAATACTTTGTAAATCATGATAAAACTTTAATAAAATGTAAAATTCCTTTAAATATAAAAACAGAAGAAAATTTTTTACAAAATTTATATCAATTTTTTTATTTGAAAAAAAATTTTATATTATCTGTTAGTAGAATAGACAATAAAGAAGAAATGATAGCATCTCCAATTAATCCCTTAGATTATGAAATGTATTTTTTAGATAATGATTATATATATATATATATGATTTTTAATAATGATGAATTATTATAAAAGAGAGTTCTAAAGAACTCTCCTTCCTTGCCAAAATTTGTTAATCCAAAATTGATCTAGTGTAGAAATAGTAACGCCTTTTCTTCTAGAAGAGTGAATAAATTTTTTGTTTCCAATGTAGACACCTACATGACGAGTACTCCAATTTATTTTAAATAAAATTAAGTCACCCACTTCAAGTTCATTCAAATCAACTTCTTTTCCAAATTTTGCAATAGTTTTAGTGGTTCTAGGTATTTTCTTATGAAATTCATGAGAATATAAAAGAACCATAAGACCAGAACAATCTACGCCATGTTTATTCATTCCACCATATTTATATTTAGTGCCTTTCCAATTGGAATAAAAATCATGAATTTTATTTAATCTAAAATTTCTTTCTTTTGAAGAAATTTTTGTAGAAGAACAGCCACCAATGAAAATTGTAAAAAGTAAAATAATAATTTTAAGATTAATTTTCATATACTTTCCCCCTTTTTTTTAGAATAATATTTTTTTTTAAAAATGTCAAAGAAAGAGCTATTGACTTTATAAAAAACTAGAAGTTATAATAACTTAAATATATATAAAATAATGGAGGAGTTTATGAAAAATATTCTAAAAATTTTTAATTTTATAAAAAATTTTATTTATTCTAAAATTAAAAATTATAATAATTTAAAGAAAAAAGAAATCAGAAGTATTTCTCTTTTTTTATCTCTTTTTTTAACTGCATTAGAATTTTATAAATTTAATATTGTATGGAATTCTCAAGAGTTTATTTTAAGTACTTGTGCTATGGTTTTCTCGGTTTTTATTATGATGTATCCTTGTTTGTATTTTTTTAGATTTAAGTTTAAAAGATTTTTAAGTAATCACATATTTTTTTCAATGGGACTTATGATTTATTTTACAATTTTAATCCCTATATTAGGTGAGATAAATGATAAGTTTTTAGCAGTTTCATTAAATGAAATTATTATTAAATTATTACACATAATAACAATTTTTGTTTCAATGTTTTTAATTTTACTTATAATTTCTAGACAGTTTATAATGTTAATTTATAAAAAAAGAAAAATAGCTGGAGTAGATATTTTAACAACATTTTTAACATATTTAATATTAGGAATTTCTTTTGGATCATTTTTCTATATTGCTAATTTAATGGCAAAAGAAAATTTATTTGTAGGTGTTATGAAGCCAACAACATTTAATTTTGAGAATTATTTAAATTATATATATATAAGCTTAGGAAACTTAACTACAGTAGGAACTGGAACAATTTCAGCAATAAATCCTTATGTTAGAATTATAAGTGTATGTGAGACAATATTAGGAATATTTTTAACTAGTTTTTCTTTGGGATTTATTTTTTCAGTTTTAGGTGGAAATCAAAATTCTGAGGCAGCTTCAATTTCCGAAGAAGAAAATCCAAGTATTTTTGATGAAAATGTGATGATAACTTTTTATAAATATGTTAGAGAAAATGTTACTCAAATAAAAGCAGATTTAAATAATCTAGAAAATACAGAGTATTAAAAAAATAAATGAATTATTATAAATTTATATTTTTAAATTATAATGAAATAAAGATATAATCCTTTGAATATATTAATAAACGGGAGGGTTATATGGAATTAATTAATTCTATAGTTAATAGTTTAAATGGTATTTTATGGGGTTATATTTTAATTGGAATGTTATTATTTATTGGTACTTATTTCACTTTAAAAACGAGATTTGTCCAAATAGGACATATTCCTCATATGATTAG of the Cetobacterium ceti genome contains:
- a CDS encoding C40 family peptidase, whose translation is MKINLKIIILLFTIFIGGCSSTKISSKERNFRLNKIHDFYSNWKGTKYKYGGMNKHGVDCSGLMVLLYSHEFHKKIPRTTKTIAKFGKEVDLNELEVGDLILFKINWSTRHVGVYIGNKKFIHSSRRKGVTISTLDQFWINKFWQGRRVL
- a CDS encoding two pore domain potassium channel family protein produces the protein MKNILKIFNFIKNFIYSKIKNYNNLKKKEIRSISLFLSLFLTALEFYKFNIVWNSQEFILSTCAMVFSVFIMMYPCLYFFRFKFKRFLSNHIFFSMGLMIYFTILIPILGEINDKFLAVSLNEIIIKLLHIITIFVSMFLILLIISRQFIMLIYKKRKIAGVDILTTFLTYLILGISFGSFFYIANLMAKENLFVGVMKPTTFNFENYLNYIYISLGNLTTVGTGTISAINPYVRIISVCETILGIFLTSFSLGFIFSVLGGNQNSEAASISEEENPSIFDENVMITFYKYVRENVTQIKADLNNLENTEY
- a CDS encoding autotransporter outer membrane beta-barrel domain-containing protein, which codes for MKEKLLLVSLIGVLGSMNLYGAKYPYKQLKGEVIEKSAYKDILKIINEIDRQKGLNEKYIIENENDKAEANVGELDIVPVAQYTMIGTPTEDLTRIKGGYDKNDFITLNNVYDNLELENNEKNREIKGDISKIKSEKLPYVHKGSIKRFYFGNGNIVNNIIYSNSQEFENIKNKEKNNINYLIEGEYQKLKNKNDQDYRMSVEDYEKNIKNKSKKEILIFLQKKLKEKNKETLIKDGNLFVTDNGKNWKVLWSLEPISTNEYDGAGIKDIIDTNIYIYEGYKDNVEQNRGKLLLTNSKDIYLEDKVSPKEQFRIINSKSLYAKQLKELQEDKKKLSEKDFKEKWITPFEKNGKYEKAMIDFKSNVENLKKEIVTLEKEKENIIDKFSSRYIRYDIFNNYSDPLSGVNENALKKFKPADLKVAREYIAIATKLKNKEIELYNGSTEWKDKVVAAKDLAVVKVGKKVEFRGNGKINGIIDLGEGYNILEIAQQGTGKYGTNIILGPYAELHNINEIIASGGAVGDKKLPSISGKNSLALDIDKTKRNKNGELYQHAFAKSDKNIEFTNPSSIQGKILGPENFGVELMVSKLDKDEVVNMGRDLQYKSRNLGEDWKKSPYVIGKLRVDSDSIAHDIKELTRKDENGNTLLNVKIKDKIKGLNEDENKVYKSIKNSNNLGSLSDTLTLTNKKTLNGGIREEEALKELQVLIKELKENNIYSKLNKVAKDQIDIFTMIPFNNENIFENKGEIGIGGYLSSRSVENKFKGSTNSGYGVYSTDINDTFRGGLVFGGGSSNYTEKKNNKLDEVSTDSKIKGQNLYIGAYGNKKLTENLNLITGLGIEYGEYKIQRKWENNYQKFKFDGKSNTNGGNLYTGLIYKYKLENEMEIGLKGILSYTIINQGKVKEDNKALSMEVSKQNFEYIDGEFGINLSKTLYGKGSKNKLTGGIYGTYGFMGYENKNLTGKINNSSSTFEILGDKERKDGIKLSLNYDVEKTNGVLYGIEGNYKTNTNSNEITMGIKIGYIF